From Candidatus Hydrogenedentota bacterium, one genomic window encodes:
- a CDS encoding SMP-30/gluconolactonase/LRE family protein produces MKKATRIASVLLTIFLLSVAYLLFWPVEIDPVPWTPPVPPALDGAFAANNALDDIERLLPGYGAGPEDIAKSIHGQLYIGYEDGRIVCANPDGSNPETFANTGGRPLGMAWDIDDNLIVADAHKGLLSINPHGAVRVLSTEEGSIPFGFTDDVDVAQDGTIYFTDASWKFHAPNYMADLMEHRGNGRFLSYDPKTGKTTKLIGDLCFANGVAISKDQSFVLINETWKYRVLRYWLTGEKKGTWDVFVDNLPGFPDNLSTSPDGGFWVAIANQRDPLADGMLPYPILRKMLWRLPKAFIPAIKRYGMVIKLDASGNVVQTLQSPSGVYAPITSVNEYDGALYFGSIVEDAVGKLVLKAQ; encoded by the coding sequence ATGAAGAAAGCGACTCGAATTGCCTCAGTACTCTTGACCATCTTTCTACTAAGCGTGGCGTATCTCCTCTTCTGGCCTGTCGAAATCGATCCTGTCCCGTGGACGCCCCCCGTCCCTCCGGCGTTGGACGGCGCATTTGCAGCAAACAACGCCCTCGATGACATTGAACGGCTCCTTCCTGGCTACGGCGCCGGGCCCGAAGACATCGCCAAGAGTATCCACGGCCAGTTGTATATCGGCTACGAAGACGGTCGTATCGTGTGCGCGAATCCGGACGGTTCCAACCCAGAAACATTCGCAAACACCGGCGGCCGTCCCCTGGGAATGGCGTGGGACATCGACGACAACCTCATCGTCGCCGACGCGCACAAGGGACTCCTTTCCATCAACCCTCACGGCGCAGTCCGAGTCCTCTCGACGGAAGAAGGCAGCATTCCCTTCGGTTTCACCGATGATGTCGACGTGGCACAAGACGGAACCATCTACTTCACGGACGCCTCGTGGAAGTTCCACGCACCGAACTACATGGCCGATCTGATGGAACATCGGGGCAATGGCCGTTTCCTCTCGTACGATCCCAAGACCGGCAAGACAACGAAGCTCATCGGCGATTTGTGCTTCGCCAACGGCGTCGCCATCAGCAAGGATCAGTCGTTTGTCCTCATCAACGAAACGTGGAAATACCGCGTGCTGCGCTATTGGCTGACCGGCGAAAAGAAGGGCACGTGGGATGTATTCGTCGACAATCTACCCGGCTTCCCCGACAATCTCTCGACCTCGCCCGACGGCGGTTTTTGGGTGGCTATCGCCAATCAGCGCGACCCACTCGCCGACGGGATGTTGCCGTATCCGATTCTTCGCAAGATGCTCTGGCGCCTGCCCAAGGCTTTCATACCCGCCATCAAACGCTACGGCATGGTCATCAAACTCGACGCCAGCGGCAACGTCGTCCAAACACTGCAATCCCCCTCCGGCGTCTATGCCCCAATCACCAGCGTGAACGAATACGACGGCGCGCTGTATTTCGGAAGCATCGTCGAGGACGCCGTGGGCAAGCTGGTCCTTAAGGCACAGTAG
- a CDS encoding glycoside hydrolase family 127 protein: MTSTFGCAALFAILSASLSQSAQTEMGKSVLHNFDYKGVTLHDGNFKRQFDEVRDFYLRLPNDDLLRGYRLRAGLPAPGMDLGGCYISHNTFGQILSGLARMYAATGDVACKDKAESLMRSWAECIAPDGFFFIEKEPGLPPYYYDKMVCGLVDLYVYCGTQEALAHLSKITDWAITNLDRQRLFARPTGPGGGEWYTLSENLYRAYLATSDVKYRDFAKVWEYTEYWDLLKNKQDIFKHDLKGGWYHAYSHVNTFSGLGAAYAATGDAAYLNTLKNAYDFLWDTQLWVTGGFGPNECLLPRERLLDMLRDTNNHFETQCGSWACFKMDKYLQRFTGDARYGDWTELLAINGIGASIPMDPNGGVFYYSEYHLGGSAKHNMAPWACCSGTRPQAVADFHDIIYYKDGQNLYVNLFVPSEVNWAYDGANVKLVQSTRFPEESSTVLTVHADKPVEFGIKVRVPGWLAAPMKATLGDAALPILVDEHGWAAFSRTWNDGDRLVLNLPMEFRTAPLLIDKAFPAAITYGPVTMVARDLKGNPSKKFDFANLASTLVPADGEPLNFHLKSDPEVLVRPFYQMKQGEQYFMYLDPDFALIRIPYQAAAYSSGWIDFMTWRATNTVGSTAQYEFTGKNLTILGALYDDAGRMEVKIDGKVIGVIDQYGPHRGQPHKWNFDGFGPGKHTLILTLLPDKAPESKANYVNLAGFEIAE, translated from the coding sequence GTGACATCCACATTCGGCTGTGCAGCCCTATTCGCAATCTTGTCGGCATCATTGAGTCAGAGCGCCCAAACAGAAATGGGGAAAAGCGTCCTCCACAACTTCGACTACAAAGGAGTGACTCTTCACGACGGCAACTTCAAACGCCAATTCGACGAGGTCCGCGACTTCTATCTGCGCCTCCCCAACGATGACTTGCTGCGAGGTTACCGGCTCCGCGCGGGCCTGCCCGCGCCCGGGATGGATCTCGGCGGTTGCTACATCAGCCACAACACCTTCGGCCAAATCCTCTCGGGTCTCGCGCGTATGTACGCCGCGACCGGCGACGTCGCGTGCAAGGACAAAGCAGAGTCGCTCATGCGCAGCTGGGCGGAATGCATCGCACCGGACGGCTTCTTCTTCATCGAAAAGGAACCCGGCCTTCCGCCCTATTACTACGACAAGATGGTCTGCGGACTTGTGGATCTTTACGTGTACTGCGGAACGCAGGAGGCCCTCGCGCACCTCAGCAAGATCACCGATTGGGCCATCACAAATCTGGATCGTCAGCGGCTTTTTGCGCGACCCACGGGACCCGGCGGCGGCGAATGGTACACGCTCAGCGAGAATCTCTATCGCGCCTACCTCGCAACCAGCGACGTCAAATACCGTGACTTCGCAAAAGTCTGGGAGTACACCGAATACTGGGATCTGCTCAAGAACAAGCAGGACATCTTCAAACACGATTTGAAGGGCGGCTGGTATCACGCCTACAGCCACGTCAATACATTCAGCGGACTTGGCGCGGCGTATGCCGCCACCGGCGATGCCGCCTATCTCAATACGCTCAAGAACGCGTACGACTTTCTGTGGGATACGCAGCTTTGGGTCACCGGCGGCTTCGGTCCAAACGAATGCCTCCTGCCGCGCGAACGCCTGCTCGACATGCTGCGCGACACGAACAACCACTTCGAAACGCAGTGCGGCTCGTGGGCCTGCTTCAAGATGGACAAGTACCTGCAGCGATTCACCGGCGATGCGCGCTACGGCGACTGGACCGAGCTGCTCGCCATAAACGGCATCGGCGCAAGCATCCCCATGGATCCGAACGGCGGCGTGTTCTACTACTCGGAATACCATCTCGGAGGTTCCGCGAAACACAACATGGCGCCGTGGGCCTGCTGCTCCGGCACACGTCCCCAAGCCGTCGCCGATTTCCACGACATCATCTACTACAAAGACGGCCAAAACTTATACGTCAACCTCTTTGTACCGTCCGAGGTGAACTGGGCATATGACGGCGCGAATGTGAAGCTCGTTCAGTCCACCCGCTTTCCTGAAGAAAGCTCAACTGTTTTGACCGTTCACGCGGACAAGCCGGTGGAGTTCGGGATCAAGGTGCGCGTTCCCGGTTGGTTGGCCGCGCCGATGAAGGCAACTCTAGGAGATGCCGCTCTCCCAATTCTGGTGGACGAACACGGCTGGGCCGCGTTCAGCCGCACGTGGAACGACGGCGACCGCCTAGTCCTTAACCTGCCAATGGAATTCCGCACTGCCCCTCTGTTGATAGACAAAGCATTCCCCGCAGCCATCACCTATGGACCGGTAACCATGGTGGCGAGGGACCTGAAAGGCAATCCATCGAAGAAGTTCGACTTCGCAAATCTAGCGTCCACACTTGTTCCAGCCGACGGCGAGCCCCTCAACTTTCACCTGAAGTCAGATCCCGAAGTGCTTGTGCGCCCCTTCTACCAGATGAAACAAGGCGAACAGTACTTCATGTACCTCGATCCAGACTTCGCGCTCATCCGTATTCCATACCAGGCGGCGGCCTACAGCTCCGGTTGGATCGATTTCATGACGTGGCGCGCGACCAACACGGTCGGTTCAACGGCCCAATACGAATTCACCGGAAAGAACCTCACCATCCTGGGCGCGCTCTACGACGACGCAGGTAGGATGGAAGTGAAGATAGACGGCAAGGTCATCGGCGTCATCGATCAGTATGGACCGCACCGCGGGCAGCCGCACAAGTGGAATTTCGACGGATTTGGTCCGGGCAAGCACACGCTGATCCTAACCTTGCTCCCAGACAAGGCGCCTGAATCAAAGGCCAACTACGTGAATCTTGCCGGATTCGAAATTGCGGAGTGA